Proteins encoded in a region of the Pseudothermotoga elfii DSM 9442 = NBRC 107921 genome:
- the ffh gene encoding signal recognition particle protein — MFENLQERLSKIFRSLTGQGRLTEKNINEAVRQVKLSLLEADVNFKVVKEFIDSVKAKALGEEVLKSFTPDQQFVKIVRDELINIMGKSAATLNLRHHPSVIMLVGLQGSGKTTTAAKLANYLRKSGRTVLLVAADTYRPAAIDQLEKLGKSIQIPVLTGDRKNPLIIVQQALEYSKNSQYNTLIFDTAGRLHIDEEMMEELQQIKQLSNPDEILMVVDAMIGQDAVNSALEFDKRLNVTGFIVTKMDGDARGGVILSITHITGKPVKFIGVGEKIDAFEQFHPDRVAARILGMGDVLSLIEKAEKELDKEKMEKVGKKILQAEFTLEDFQEQLKEMKKLGPLSSLIEMLPGAPKIDVETSEQQLKKVEAIINSMTIEERRNPRVLNASRRQRIAKGSGTSVQDVNKLLKSYEEMKELMKRLKHGKLKLPFKI, encoded by the coding sequence GTGTTTGAGAATCTTCAAGAAAGACTATCCAAGATATTCAGGTCCCTCACTGGTCAGGGAAGGCTAACTGAGAAAAATATAAATGAAGCTGTGAGACAGGTCAAATTGTCTTTACTCGAAGCTGACGTGAATTTCAAAGTGGTGAAAGAGTTCATAGATTCAGTTAAAGCAAAAGCACTTGGCGAAGAGGTGCTGAAAAGTTTTACGCCTGACCAGCAATTTGTGAAGATAGTTCGAGATGAACTGATTAATATAATGGGAAAATCCGCGGCTACATTGAATTTGAGGCACCATCCTTCTGTAATAATGCTTGTTGGGTTACAAGGTAGTGGTAAAACAACTACAGCAGCGAAGCTTGCGAACTATCTCAGAAAATCAGGCAGAACAGTTTTGTTAGTTGCGGCTGATACTTACAGGCCAGCTGCAATAGATCAGCTTGAAAAGCTTGGAAAATCAATTCAAATTCCTGTGCTAACTGGCGACAGAAAAAATCCATTGATAATAGTTCAACAAGCGCTTGAATACAGCAAAAACTCCCAGTACAACACCCTTATTTTTGATACAGCTGGTAGGCTTCATATTGACGAAGAGATGATGGAGGAATTGCAACAAATAAAGCAATTAAGCAATCCGGATGAGATATTAATGGTTGTTGACGCAATGATTGGCCAAGATGCTGTTAATTCTGCTCTTGAGTTTGATAAAAGACTCAATGTAACAGGTTTTATAGTTACAAAGATGGATGGCGATGCCCGTGGTGGTGTAATACTGTCTATCACGCACATCACGGGAAAGCCTGTTAAATTCATAGGGGTTGGCGAAAAAATCGACGCTTTCGAGCAATTTCATCCTGATCGGGTTGCCGCAAGGATACTTGGAATGGGGGATGTTCTGTCGCTTATAGAGAAAGCAGAGAAAGAGCTTGACAAAGAGAAAATGGAGAAAGTTGGCAAAAAAATATTGCAAGCAGAGTTCACACTGGAAGATTTTCAGGAACAGTTGAAGGAAATGAAAAAACTTGGCCCTTTGTCTTCATTAATCGAAATGCTTCCAGGTGCACCAAAAATAGATGTAGAAACAAGTGAGCAGCAGTTGAAAAAAGTCGAAGCGATCATAAATTCTATGACAATTGAAGAGAGGAGAAATCCAAGGGTACTCAATGCGAGCAGAAGGCAAAGAATTGCAAAAGGTAGTGGAACATCAGTTCAAGATGTAAACAAATTACTCAAATCTTATGAGGAAATGAAAGAACTTATGAAAAGACTAAAACATGGGAAGCTAAAGCTTCCGTTCAAAATATGA
- a CDS encoding carbohydrate ABC transporter permease produces MSRIASAIIDIFIWIFLIGFAIFILIPLVFMFTASFMPSRDIMQVPYPWFSKEFQWQNYWQAIRGNDGKYLYLRSIWNSFLVSSLTTVGTVFLCSLTGFGLAKYRFRGRTIIFFVILSTMMIPFEAIMIPLYLIVTEMRMQDSYAGLIVPLLMNAFGVFMMRQYLLTFPDELLDAARIDGASEFGIYWRIVLPNSLPAIATLAILTFRSQWDNLLWPLLIVQSPEKKTIPLFITQFAAEKYTNEGAMMAAAVIASIPMLILFFTLTKYFLVGAQLFAARKD; encoded by the coding sequence ATGAGCAGAATAGCATCGGCCATAATCGATATTTTTATATGGATTTTTTTAATAGGTTTTGCAATCTTCATATTGATTCCGCTGGTTTTTATGTTTACTGCGTCGTTCATGCCCTCGAGAGATATAATGCAGGTACCATATCCATGGTTCAGCAAAGAATTTCAGTGGCAAAATTACTGGCAGGCTATAAGAGGCAACGATGGAAAATATTTGTATCTGAGAAGTATATGGAATTCATTTTTGGTTTCTTCTCTCACAACAGTGGGAACAGTTTTTCTTTGTTCACTTACTGGTTTCGGGCTTGCAAAATACAGGTTTAGGGGAAGAACGATAATCTTTTTTGTGATTTTGAGTACAATGATGATACCATTTGAGGCCATAATGATCCCTCTTTATCTGATTGTCACAGAAATGAGGATGCAGGATAGCTATGCTGGACTTATAGTACCACTTTTGATGAATGCCTTTGGTGTTTTCATGATGCGCCAGTATTTGCTCACATTTCCTGATGAACTTCTTGATGCTGCAAGAATAGATGGTGCAAGTGAATTTGGCATCTACTGGAGAATCGTATTGCCGAATAGTTTACCTGCGATTGCCACGCTCGCAATACTGACTTTCAGGTCACAGTGGGATAATTTGTTATGGCCCTTGTTGATTGTTCAAAGCCCGGAAAAGAAGACAATACCACTTTTCATAACTCAGTTTGCTGCTGAAAAATACACAAATGAAGGTGCTATGATGGCTGCTGCAGTAATAGCAAGCATACCCATGTTGATTCTCTTTTTTACACTCACGAAGTACTTCCTCGTTGGAGCTCAGCTTTTTGCTGCAAGAAAAGATTGA
- a CDS encoding carbohydrate ABC transporter permease has product MERKKATWGFIFTVPAIIFFAIFNFYPMINAFWMSFFRKELLSLKPPKFVGLGNYLYLFTSESFWNSVKATAIFAFGTFVPMLTFSLFLAALIMTRKRFQKFLQMAYYSPAVLSSVVAATIWLLIFDPRGLSNQFLNFVFSTDGVDYRWLANENMLRLATIIVYFWKYVGYFTVIFVAGMASIPKSIHEAATIDGASKWQDFFYITFPLLKPTTLLVSVMSLIQCLRTFSTQYLFVQGGAPIKPIDVITLNIYNTAIRDHRIGRASAMSVILFLIIMFFTYLQFKISKSEDVSY; this is encoded by the coding sequence TTGGAACGAAAAAAGGCTACTTGGGGTTTCATTTTCACTGTCCCGGCAATAATTTTTTTTGCAATCTTTAATTTTTATCCAATGATTAACGCATTCTGGATGAGTTTTTTCAGGAAAGAATTGTTATCGTTAAAGCCCCCGAAATTTGTCGGCCTTGGAAATTATTTGTATTTGTTTACATCGGAATCTTTTTGGAACTCTGTGAAAGCAACGGCTATATTTGCTTTTGGAACATTTGTGCCCATGCTTACTTTCAGCTTATTTCTTGCGGCGTTAATAATGACAAGAAAGAGATTTCAGAAATTTTTGCAAATGGCTTATTATTCACCGGCAGTATTATCTTCTGTGGTTGCTGCTACGATATGGCTTTTGATATTCGATCCAAGGGGGTTATCGAATCAATTTTTAAACTTTGTTTTTTCTACTGATGGCGTGGATTATCGATGGCTTGCGAACGAAAACATGCTCAGGCTGGCTACAATTATTGTTTATTTTTGGAAATATGTAGGCTATTTCACCGTGATATTTGTTGCGGGGATGGCAAGTATCCCAAAATCAATTCATGAGGCTGCTACGATTGATGGAGCAAGTAAATGGCAGGATTTTTTCTATATCACTTTTCCGCTTTTGAAACCTACAACGTTGCTTGTATCTGTGATGTCGTTGATTCAGTGTTTGAGGACATTCAGCACACAGTATTTGTTTGTTCAGGGCGGAGCGCCAATCAAGCCTATTGATGTTATCACACTTAACATTTATAACACGGCTATAAGAGATCACAGAATAGGAAGGGCAAGTGCAATGAGTGTGATTTTATTTCTCATAATTATGTTTTTTACTTACCTGCAATTTAAGATTTCAAAATCAGAAGATGTTTCTTACTGA
- a CDS encoding ABC transporter substrate-binding protein yields MRKFLIFVLSTVFILSFAAKIEIVFWTHEDPNRTPLEEKYIQQFEQMYPDVKITRVTYPSAKIREVVLTAFAARKGPDIFNMEIQDAFPYIVNGRVAPINLKAIGLENYDELKNMYIEGTFDAVTYENKIYGLPLELTNWCVFINKKYFKEVGLDPEKDYPKTWEEMVQVSEKIVIKEGQIIKRRGFDFRYPYYLTFFLPMVEQLGGFLFSDDGKEAIINDEAWLRALNFMKQWGPNGKNLGSPTYTPARKEFNKDNNTVAMCLSGLYQIDRIRAENPEFYNSNEWMVVPFPVFENAVREVRCNYYGHYYMVNAESSREKQEWAWKFVNFMLSHPQDYLLNVGLIQPRRDLIESDVFKNYPYAKVFLEDMEKSHIVPLHPKGPQFEQLIREAVESVMLTNTTAEDALKTLKRKANELLKED; encoded by the coding sequence GTGAGAAAGTTCTTAATTTTTGTTTTGAGTACGGTTTTTATTCTCTCGTTTGCAGCAAAGATTGAAATAGTTTTCTGGACGCATGAAGATCCCAACAGAACTCCTCTTGAGGAAAAGTATATTCAACAATTTGAACAAATGTATCCAGATGTGAAAATTACACGTGTGACTTATCCATCAGCAAAGATCCGGGAAGTTGTTCTAACAGCTTTCGCAGCTCGAAAAGGGCCTGATATATTCAATATGGAGATCCAGGATGCCTTTCCTTACATTGTCAATGGCAGAGTTGCACCAATTAATTTGAAAGCAATAGGCCTTGAAAATTACGATGAACTCAAGAATATGTACATTGAGGGAACCTTCGATGCTGTCACCTATGAAAATAAGATTTATGGTCTACCACTCGAGTTGACAAATTGGTGTGTGTTTATCAACAAAAAATATTTCAAAGAAGTTGGTTTAGATCCTGAAAAAGATTATCCAAAGACCTGGGAGGAAATGGTTCAGGTTAGTGAAAAAATTGTCATTAAAGAAGGGCAAATAATCAAAAGAAGAGGTTTCGATTTTCGTTATCCTTATTACTTGACTTTCTTTCTGCCAATGGTTGAGCAACTCGGCGGTTTTCTGTTCAGTGACGATGGAAAAGAAGCGATTATCAATGATGAAGCGTGGTTGAGGGCTTTGAATTTTATGAAACAATGGGGACCAAATGGAAAGAATCTGGGTTCTCCTACTTACACACCTGCCAGAAAGGAATTCAACAAAGATAACAATACCGTTGCCATGTGTCTATCAGGTTTATATCAAATTGATAGAATCAGGGCTGAAAACCCCGAGTTTTATAACTCGAATGAATGGATGGTAGTTCCGTTCCCTGTTTTCGAAAACGCTGTTAGAGAAGTGAGATGCAACTATTATGGTCATTATTACATGGTTAATGCGGAAAGTTCCAGAGAAAAACAGGAGTGGGCCTGGAAATTTGTAAATTTCATGCTGAGCCATCCACAAGATTATTTACTTAATGTCGGATTAATTCAACCAAGGAGAGATTTGATTGAATCAGATGTGTTTAAAAATTACCCCTATGCGAAGGTTTTCCTTGAAGATATGGAAAAATCCCATATAGTTCCACTTCATCCGAAAGGACCACAATTTGAACAGCTTATCAGAGAAGCTGTTGAATCTGTCATGCTTACAAATACAACTGCCGAAGATGCTCTTAAAACTCTCAAGCGAAAAGCAAATGAACTTTTAAAAGAAGATTGA
- a CDS encoding dipeptidase translates to MKVFDGHSDIWYDAFLKNHHKENILLSYHIPRLKAGNICGVNAAVWTNPKSENPMEKFMQMIAIRSKYMRETENNELIFAENGLQINKAIKSEKIFVISSIEGLIGIGNNIDFIATLYDLGFRVISLTWNEANTLAAGCGCNDDSKGLSDLGRQAVKIIENIKIVLDVSHLSEKSFWDVVKIAQKPFIATHSNAYSLCPVPRNLKDDQINAIAESGGLIGISALPQIVDRENPSLEKVIKHIIYVTNLIGVDHICLGFDFFDYLTTDNIIQNQKQTTGLEDVTKVPTLIECLKKSGFDEKDIEKIALLNFLNFLQKMI, encoded by the coding sequence GTGAAAGTATTCGATGGCCATTCAGATATCTGGTACGATGCCTTTTTGAAAAATCATCACAAAGAAAATATCCTGTTGTCATATCATATTCCAAGATTGAAAGCAGGAAATATATGCGGAGTAAATGCCGCAGTATGGACAAACCCAAAAAGTGAAAATCCAATGGAGAAATTTATGCAAATGATTGCTATCAGATCAAAATATATGAGAGAAACAGAGAACAACGAATTGATTTTTGCAGAAAACGGGTTGCAAATCAACAAAGCTATAAAAAGTGAAAAAATTTTTGTTATCTCAAGTATAGAAGGGCTTATTGGTATTGGAAACAATATAGATTTCATAGCGACACTGTACGATCTGGGGTTCAGGGTAATCAGCCTCACATGGAATGAAGCAAATACACTTGCAGCAGGTTGTGGCTGTAATGATGACTCGAAAGGCTTAAGCGATCTTGGCAGACAAGCAGTCAAAATCATTGAAAATATAAAAATTGTTCTTGATGTATCTCATTTGAGTGAAAAAAGTTTCTGGGATGTTGTAAAAATCGCTCAGAAACCTTTTATTGCGACTCATTCGAACGCATATTCTCTGTGCCCTGTTCCACGAAATTTAAAAGACGATCAAATCAACGCAATAGCAGAATCAGGTGGTTTGATAGGTATCAGCGCACTTCCACAAATTGTGGATCGTGAAAATCCAAGCTTAGAAAAAGTAATCAAACATATAATCTATGTTACCAATTTGATCGGTGTTGACCACATCTGCCTTGGTTTTGATTTCTTTGATTACCTTACAACAGACAATATTATTCAAAATCAAAAACAAACAACAGGGCTGGAAGACGTTACAAAAGTACCAACCCTGATCGAATGCCTTAAAAAGAGTGGTTTTGATGAAAAAGACATAGAAAAAATAGCTTTGCTCAATTTTCTCAATTTTTTACAAAAAATGATCTGA
- a CDS encoding SDR family NAD(P)-dependent oxidoreductase yields the protein MSLTDFKWALITGASSGIGKEFAVQLSKKGLNIIAIGRNEERLIQTVETVKKSSNVEIISYTADLSQQENVKSLVVDLSKYQVDLLINNAGFGLYGEFTKLELSEIEKMIEVNIKALTSLSHIFSKEMIARKFGGIINIASVAGHIPLPYFSAYAATKAYVYNFSLGLWAELRKYNVHVLCVSPGPTETRFFERAFKNQSLQKFGSRMQPDEVVAGTLKAFEKGSVVYTPGMKNKFITFIGKKLLPDRFIAMVAGG from the coding sequence ATGAGTTTAACAGATTTCAAATGGGCTTTGATCACAGGTGCTTCATCAGGAATTGGTAAAGAATTCGCTGTTCAGCTTTCAAAAAAAGGGCTCAATATAATTGCAATTGGGAGAAATGAAGAAAGATTGATACAAACTGTCGAAACTGTGAAAAAATCTTCGAATGTAGAAATCATCAGCTATACGGCTGACCTTTCACAGCAAGAGAATGTTAAATCTCTGGTTGTGGATCTTTCAAAATATCAGGTTGATCTTCTGATTAATAACGCTGGTTTTGGCCTTTATGGAGAGTTTACTAAACTTGAACTAAGCGAAATTGAAAAGATGATTGAGGTTAATATCAAGGCTCTGACCAGCCTTAGCCATATTTTTTCTAAGGAAATGATTGCAAGAAAATTTGGTGGAATTATAAATATTGCTTCAGTTGCCGGGCACATACCATTACCTTATTTCAGTGCTTATGCTGCAACAAAGGCTTATGTATATAATTTCTCACTTGGATTGTGGGCTGAATTAAGAAAGTACAATGTTCATGTCTTGTGTGTTTCCCCAGGACCAACAGAGACAAGATTTTTTGAAAGAGCTTTTAAGAATCAAAGTTTGCAAAAATTTGGTTCTCGCATGCAACCAGATGAAGTTGTCGCTGGTACGCTTAAAGCTTTTGAGAAAGGCTCAGTTGTATACACCCCTGGTATGAAAAATAAATTTATCACCTTTATTGGTAAAAAACTTTTGCCGGATAGATTCATCGCCATGGTTGCCGGTGGTTGA
- a CDS encoding bifunctional aspartate carbamoyltransferase catalytic subunit/aspartate carbamoyltransferase regulatory subunit, whose product MRSFRGRTLALIRDFTIDEQLFLYQKTKELKQKWLNREDMSEFQIKGDVNIYIVFVEPSTRTKESFINAAKFHKNARVNIFDAEHSSFNKNESYVDTFNMLTGYGIYSIFVVRTRLEGVPRLLERKVGEFAQRHGIERPAFINGGDGKHEHPTQELLDEFTFLEQNNFDNSHIRIALIGDLLHGRTVHSKVDGLKIFKNVEVDLIAPQQIQMPQHYIEKMKSNGFEVRKFSSIDEYLSNKDVAKIWYFTRLQLERMGEDILEKEHILRKAVTFRKDMLDKVKEGTKFYHPLPRPKIDPEIPTFLDELPLNGWEIQARNGFWVRVVLLSLLGGAVEMERDQSITFQKEEDEYEFIIPTQIVHGTKGVAKEGKRGIKPIENGTVIDHISKGKSTEEIFNTIVKIRKILKLHDCDSADGIFKSADGSYKGYISLPDRYLSKKEIKKLAAIAPNTTVNIIKGASVKEKYRIKLPPKIYNFDEIRCKNENCITHPKNGENVGASFIRIDDRLVCEYCETPHEYSEIWVI is encoded by the coding sequence ATGAGGAGTTTTCGTGGAAGAACTCTCGCGTTGATCAGGGATTTTACTATCGATGAGCAGTTATTTCTCTATCAGAAAACAAAAGAACTGAAACAGAAATGGCTTAATAGGGAGGATATGAGTGAATTTCAGATCAAAGGAGATGTGAATATTTACATCGTTTTTGTCGAACCGAGTACGAGAACAAAAGAGTCATTTATAAATGCAGCGAAATTTCATAAAAACGCAAGAGTTAACATCTTCGATGCTGAGCATTCATCCTTCAACAAGAATGAGAGCTATGTCGATACATTCAATATGCTAACAGGTTATGGAATTTATTCGATTTTTGTTGTCAGAACAAGGCTTGAAGGTGTTCCACGACTTCTGGAAAGAAAAGTGGGTGAGTTTGCACAAAGGCATGGTATAGAGAGACCTGCTTTCATAAATGGTGGTGATGGGAAACATGAACATCCAACGCAGGAACTGTTAGATGAATTCACTTTTCTTGAACAAAATAACTTTGATAATTCGCATATCAGGATTGCTCTAATAGGAGATTTATTGCACGGCAGAACAGTTCATTCAAAAGTGGATGGTTTGAAGATTTTCAAAAATGTTGAGGTCGATCTGATTGCTCCGCAGCAGATTCAAATGCCACAGCATTATATCGAAAAAATGAAATCAAACGGTTTTGAGGTGAGAAAATTTTCATCGATAGACGAGTATCTCTCAAATAAAGATGTCGCAAAAATATGGTATTTTACAAGATTACAGCTTGAGAGAATGGGAGAGGATATTCTTGAAAAAGAGCATATCTTGAGAAAAGCTGTAACTTTCAGAAAAGATATGCTCGACAAAGTGAAAGAGGGGACAAAATTCTACCATCCTTTGCCCAGGCCCAAGATTGATCCAGAAATCCCCACCTTTCTGGATGAGCTACCTCTCAATGGTTGGGAAATTCAAGCAAGGAATGGTTTCTGGGTGAGAGTTGTTTTGTTGTCGCTGCTTGGTGGGGCTGTCGAAATGGAACGCGACCAGTCAATAACATTCCAGAAAGAAGAAGATGAGTATGAATTCATAATACCTACCCAAATAGTTCATGGGACAAAAGGTGTTGCAAAAGAAGGAAAACGTGGAATCAAACCCATCGAAAATGGAACTGTTATAGACCATATATCAAAAGGAAAGAGCACCGAGGAAATTTTCAATACAATAGTGAAGATCAGGAAAATTCTAAAGCTTCATGATTGTGATAGTGCCGATGGTATTTTTAAATCTGCCGATGGAAGTTATAAAGGTTACATAAGTTTACCAGACAGATATCTGAGCAAAAAAGAGATCAAAAAACTTGCCGCAATTGCACCGAATACAACTGTTAATATCATAAAAGGCGCTTCTGTAAAGGAAAAATATAGAATAAAATTACCTCCTAAGATATACAATTTTGATGAAATTAGATGTAAAAATGAAAACTGTATAACTCATCCGAAGAATGGCGAAAATGTTGGTGCTTCATTTATAAGAATTGATGACAGGTTAGTCTGTGAGTACTGTGAAACACCACATGAATACAGTGAAATATGGGTAATTTGA
- the abc-f gene encoding ribosomal protection-like ABC-F family protein: MSHVATLSNVSISFPEKTLFTEFTVNISKKDRIGLMGKNGSGKSTLLKAIAGIFLDYTGQISVSGKILYMDQLRSFNARTPFEYYASTADTPRKLRDVRSILKGFGFEEKDWHRDISTFSGGEKTKLQLGKLFLEEPNFLLLDEPTNFLDVQAIEFLKNLLRKFPGGYIVVAHDRNFLRNVCEKFWEINNGQIWIFDMDFDRYRKERETILKTQERRIENIQKEIDRLKHIIDQYRRWNREKFFKQAKSREKLLNKMYEELENMPNLYLQEEEKNIKIPIPDNTGHVVLEVIDVSWNSLLKKINFTVYQKDKIAIIGPNGSGKTTLLKIITGHLRHNGTIKIGHNVKMVFVDQFISQLDPENTVFDEIFEEMPDHPDYVIRSYAGRFGFKGENVFKQISQLSGGERQILAIAKILLRKPNLLILDEPTNHMDLQTVEALEKALKEYEGSVLLVSHDLELVSNVCNRFFSIINGEIVEVDSPVILFEKKPTIFKTKNRPFEEKKKLRNQLKNLQEILENLSKKEEDLCGNIEQIDNKLSLTNDYNEITSLIKEKEKLEQDLLTVMEEMQKTREKIENLQAHLSEF, from the coding sequence ATGTCGCATGTAGCAACCCTCAGTAATGTAAGTATCAGTTTTCCGGAGAAAACTTTATTTACAGAGTTCACAGTCAATATATCAAAGAAAGATCGCATAGGACTGATGGGAAAAAACGGCAGTGGGAAAAGTACCCTTTTAAAAGCAATAGCGGGTATTTTTTTAGATTATACTGGACAGATAAGCGTTTCCGGCAAGATTCTCTATATGGATCAACTTAGATCATTCAATGCTCGAACACCTTTTGAATATTACGCATCAACAGCCGATACACCCAGGAAATTAAGAGATGTGAGAAGTATCTTGAAAGGTTTCGGTTTTGAAGAAAAAGACTGGCACAGAGATATCTCGACTTTCAGCGGTGGCGAAAAGACCAAACTTCAGCTCGGAAAACTGTTCTTAGAGGAACCAAATTTTCTATTACTCGATGAGCCAACAAATTTTCTCGATGTACAGGCAATAGAGTTCCTCAAAAATTTGTTGAGAAAATTCCCGGGAGGTTATATAGTTGTTGCACACGACAGAAATTTTTTAAGAAATGTTTGCGAAAAATTCTGGGAAATTAACAATGGCCAGATCTGGATCTTCGATATGGATTTTGATAGATATAGAAAGGAACGAGAAACAATACTTAAAACTCAGGAGCGGCGAATTGAAAATATTCAAAAAGAAATCGACAGACTAAAACACATCATAGATCAGTACAGAAGATGGAACAGAGAAAAATTTTTCAAGCAGGCTAAAAGCAGGGAGAAACTTCTGAATAAAATGTATGAAGAACTTGAAAATATGCCAAATCTCTATTTGCAGGAAGAGGAAAAAAACATAAAAATACCGATCCCGGATAACACCGGTCACGTAGTGCTTGAAGTTATTGATGTTTCCTGGAATTCCCTTTTGAAAAAAATCAATTTTACTGTTTATCAAAAAGATAAAATAGCCATAATTGGTCCAAACGGATCTGGAAAAACAACGCTGTTGAAGATAATTACTGGCCATTTACGCCATAATGGTACTATAAAAATCGGTCACAATGTAAAAATGGTCTTCGTTGACCAGTTCATATCACAGCTTGATCCTGAGAACACTGTTTTCGACGAGATCTTTGAAGAAATGCCAGATCATCCGGATTATGTCATCAGATCATATGCTGGAAGATTCGGCTTCAAGGGAGAAAATGTATTTAAACAGATTTCTCAATTGAGTGGTGGGGAAAGGCAAATTCTTGCTATCGCAAAGATTCTTTTGAGAAAACCAAATCTTTTAATTCTTGATGAACCAACAAATCATATGGATTTGCAAACAGTTGAGGCCCTCGAAAAAGCTCTTAAAGAATACGAGGGAAGCGTGCTGCTGGTATCACATGATCTTGAGCTTGTGAGTAATGTCTGCAATCGCTTTTTTTCCATAATTAACGGTGAAATCGTTGAAGTAGATAGTCCTGTTATCCTCTTTGAGAAAAAACCAACAATTTTCAAAACAAAAAATCGCCCATTTGAAGAAAAAAAGAAATTGAGAAACCAGCTAAAAAACCTGCAGGAAATACTGGAGAACCTTTCAAAGAAGGAAGAAGATCTCTGCGGAAACATAGAGCAAATAGACAATAAACTTTCTCTGACAAACGACTACAATGAGATAACATCCCTGATAAAAGAAAAGGAAAAACTTGAACAAGATTTGTTGACAGTTATGGAAGAAATGCAAAAAACTCGGGAAAAAATAGAAAATCTTCAAGCCCACCTCAGTGAATTTTAA